A portion of the Bactrocera neohumeralis isolate Rockhampton chromosome 2, APGP_CSIRO_Bneo_wtdbg2-racon-allhic-juicebox.fasta_v2, whole genome shotgun sequence genome contains these proteins:
- the LOC126767812 gene encoding GILT-like protein 3 yields MYVKSNKAKMSMKQCAAVLSAFYILYLLRATIAFQVQSSSQPTADQRLKVGVYYETLCPDSRAFIRNSLYDAMIINDWLKYTELQLVPYGKVTAWTDPTTNITTLYCQHGRSECELNALHACIVEHNDVNDQMKLIRCLLTGHATSLDECAKNLVIDVSAVKQCKSTRSTPDILKKYGEMTDALDISFVPSVTFDDKFDRWRQRYFIYNFPVIFCREYNNKFNITLPQC; encoded by the exons atgtatgtaaaaagcaACAAAGCGAAAATGTCAATGAAACAGTGTGCTGCCGTGTTATCAgcgttttatattttatatttattacgtGCAACAATAGCGTTTCAAGTCCAA TCCTCGTCACAGCCAACGGCAGATCAACGCTTAAAGGTTGGTGTTTACTATGAGACGCTTTGTCCCGATAGCAGAGCATTCATACGAAATTCACTTTACGACGCGATGATTATCAACGACTGGCTAAAATACACGGAGCTTCAACTAGTACCATATGGGAAAGTTACG GCATGGACAGACCCAACTACGAATATAACAACACTATATTGCCAACATGGACGCAGCGAATGTGAATTAAATGCACTACATGCCTGCATTGTGGAGCACAATGATGTGAATGACCAGATGAAATTGATAAGATGTCTATTGACGGGTCATGCAACAAGTCTGGATGAG tgtgctaaaaatttggttattgatGTGAGCGCGGTGAAGCAATGTAAATCTACGCGTAGCACTccagatatattaaaaaagtatggGGAAATGACGGACGCGCTGGACATATCTTTCGTGCCATCAGTAACATTCGAtgat AAATTTGACCGTTGGCGCCAACGTTACTTCATATACAACTTCCCGGTAATATTTTGCCGcgagtacaacaacaaatttaatattacctTACCGCAGTGttaa
- the LOC126767810 gene encoding LOW QUALITY PROTEIN: eukaryotic translation initiation factor 3 subunit D-1 (The sequence of the model RefSeq protein was modified relative to this genomic sequence to represent the inferred CDS: inserted 1 base in 1 codon): protein MGETINTSQQFPHFXKPTVQFNENGWGPCELPETFRDMPYQPFSKSDRLGKICDWTSSSNNDKKYQNKYASSFGTGNQYAYYHEEDETTFHLVDTARVQKPPHQRGRFRSNMRNNRSARGRNQRGGLNSGMTTLGGKNVKARDPRRGMGKKFGSRGVPPKIRESSVAVRSDWTSIEEMDFPRLTKLSLPNIKEGEDIITCGTLEYYDKTYDRINVKNEKALQKIDRIVHTVTTTDDPVIRRLSKTVGNVFATDAILATIMCSTRSNYSWDIVIEKFGDKIFMDKRDNTEFDLLTVNETSVEPPTDDDSSPNSPRNLAIEATFINHNFSQQVLKTGDKEPKYKFQEANPFITEDEDVEVASVGYRYKKWNLGSDIVLVARCEHDGVLQSPNGEPQFLSIKALNEWDSKLANGVEWRQKLDTQRGAVLANELRNNACKLAKWTVQAVLAGSDQLKLGYVSRSNPRDPSRHVILGTQQFKPHEFATQINLSMDNAWGVLRCIIDIVMKQKDGKYLIMKDPNKPMIRLYDIPDNTFDSEDSDDGEGDDGEAFQPVYTYGNNKRI from the exons atgggTGAGACTATAAATACTAGTCAACAGTTTCCGCACT GAAAACCAACAGtgcaatttaatgaaaatggcTGGGGTCCATGTGAATTGCCGGAGACTTTTCGCGATATGCCATACCAACCGTTCAGCAAAAGCGATCGCCTAGGGAAGATTTGTGATTGGACCAGCAGTTCTAATAACGACAAGAAATATCAAA ATAAGTATGCCTCGTCCTTCGGTACTGGCAATCAATATGCTTATTATCATGAGGAAGATGAGACTACTTTCCATCTCGTCGATACGGCTCGCGTACAGAAGCCACCTCATCAACGTGGACGCTTCCGTTCGAACATGCGCAACAACAG GTCCGCCCGTGGTCGCAATCAACGTGGTGGATTGAATTCTGGTATGACTACTTTGGGTGGCAAAAATGTCAAAGCCCGCGATCCTCGCCGTGGTATGGGTAAAAAGTTCGGATCGCGTGGTGTGCCACCTAAGATTCGTGAATCATCTGTTGCTGTCCGTTCAGACTGGACCTCAATTGAAGAAATGGACTTCCCACGTCTGACGAAACTTTCGCTGCCAAACATCAAAGAGGGTGAGGACATAATAACTTGCGGTACTCTTGAATACTATGACAAAACTTATGACCGCATCAATGTGAAGAATGAGAAGGCGCTGCAGAAAATTGATCGCATTGTTCATACTGTCACAACTACCGATGATCCCGTTATTCGCCGTCTTTCCAAAACTGTGGGCAACGTTTTTGCTACCGATGCTATTTTGGCCACCATTATGTGTTCCACACGATCGAACTACTCTTGGGATATTGTTATTGAGAAGTTTG GTGATAAAATCTTCATGGATAAGCGTGACAACACTGAGTTTGATTTGTTGACCGTCAATGAAACGTCTGTTGAACCACCAACTGACGACGATAGCTCTCCAAATTCACCACGAAACTTGGCAATCGAAGCAACATTCATTAACCATAACTTCAGTCAACAAGTGTTGAAAACCGGCGACAAGGAACCTAAGTATAAGTTCCAAGAAGCCAATCCGTTCATAACTGAGGATGAAGATGTTGAAGTTGCCAGTGTTGGCTACCGTTATAAGAAGTGGAACTTGGGCAGTGACATT GTTTTAGTTGCTCGTTGTGAGCACGATGGTGTATTGCAATCACCAAATGGAGAACCTCAATTCTTATCGATCAAAGCATTAAACGAATGGGACTCAAAATTGGCGAATGGAGTTGAATGGCGTCAGAAATTGGATACCCAACGCGGCGCTGTATTGGCAAACGAATTGCGTAATAATGCGTGCAAACTAGCCAAATGGACTGTACAAGCTGTGCTTGCCGGTTCCGATCAATTGAAGCTAGGTTATGTTTCCCGTAGTAATCCACGTGATCCCTCACGACATGTCATACTGGGAACTCAACAATTTAAACCACATGAATTTGCCACACAAATTAATTTGAGCATGGATAATGCCTGGGGTGTTCTACGCTGCATTATCGATATTGTAATGAAACAGAAGGATGGCAAATATCTGATTATGAAGGATCCCAACAAGCCCATGATCCGTTTGTACGATATTCCAGACAACACCTTCGATAGCGAAGATTCCGATGATGGCGAGGGAGATGATGGTGAAGCTTTTCAACCAGTTTACACATACGGCAACAACAagagaatttaa
- the LOC126762593 gene encoding serine protease easter-like — MLHLTNAFVITLLAIFYTVPNISAITYGRCVSPFNGNGTCVQLIECQFIVDIISGSLNAENEEKLRKSQCGYDNTFKDNSHRIVVCCPDKHLKEPTPHVRTDSQESPGNVLPFAGECGSSITDFIYGGNKTRILDYPWMALLRYRTRNNELDFLCGGSLINSRYVLTAAHCISRSNSNNEPVLHSVRLGEWDIRTNPDCEVDISGKKSCAPPFIELGVEKAIAHPNYISSSNEQYYDIALLRLEQSVTYTDFIRPICLPASTELCNSMFVNSTMEVAGWGATNKPKAASSPVKLAISVGIWETDKCQIIYRSSNRLINGTHQLCAGGVSGIDSCRGDSGGPLMMPELINNRFIYFVAGVISFGPKPCGYNGWPGVYARVGNYVEWIKGAIEP; from the exons atgTTGCATTTGACCAACGCATTTGTGATTACATTGCTTGCGATTTTTTACACTGTACCCAACATTT CCGCGATTACTTATGGTCGCTGCGTCTCACCTTTCAATGGCAACGGAACCTGTGTGCAGTTAATCGAGTGTCAATTTATTGTGGACATCATTTCTGGGTCTTTGAATGCCGAAAATGAGGAAAAACTGCGGAAAAGTCAATGTGGCTATGACAACACTTTCAAAGATAATTCGCACAGAATTGTG GTTTGTTGTCCAGATAAACACTTGAAAGAGCCAACTCCACATGTAAGAACCGATAGTCAAGAGAGCCCTGGAAATGTTTTACCCTTTGCTGGTGAATGCGGCAGTTCGATTACAGACTTTATATATGGCGGTAATAAGACACGTATTTTAGACTATCCATGGATGGCCTTACTTCGATATAGAACAC GTAATAATGAACTTGACTTTCTTTGCGGTGGCAGTTTAATCAATTCCCGTTATGTGCTCACGGCCGCGCATTGCATAAGTCGAAGCAATTCGAACAATGAACCAGTCTTGCATAGTGTTCGATTGGGTGAATGGGACATCAGGACCAATCCTGACTGTGAGGTGGACATAAGCGGCAAGAAGTCTTGCGCACCGCCATTCATCGAATTGGGCGTAGAAAAGGCAATAGCACATCCCAACTACATAAGCAGCTCAAATGAGCAGTACTACGACATAGCTTTACTGCGTCTGGAGCAAAGTGTGACATATACCGATTTCATACGTCCGATCTGTTTGCCGGCGTCTACCGAGTTGTGTAACAGCATGTTCGTGAACAGCACAATGGAAGTGGCTGGCTGGGGAGCCACAAATAAACCCAAAGCCGCCTCATCGCCAGTGAAACTGGCTATTAGTGTGGGGATCTGGGAGACGGATAAGTGTCAAATCATTTATAGGTCGTCCAATCGCTTAATCAATGGCACGCACCAATTGTGCGCTGGTGGCGTAAGTGGAATCGATTCGTGTAGGGGCGATTCTGGTGGACCATTGATGATGCCTGAGTTAATAAATAATCGCTTTATTTACTTTGTGGCAGGCGTTATTTCCTTTGGTCCAAAACCATGTGGTTATAACGGCTGGCCTGGTGTTTATGCGCGCGTAGGCAACTACGTGGAATGGATAAAGGGTGCCATCGAGCCCTAA
- the LOC126751561 gene encoding serine protease easter-like, translated as MMLRAIELLLCLFVAVYILAVNTVLVSYGVCNTPFGLPGHCVPLSDCPSLYNLLAQANEDNDIFNHLRNSFCGSDVNATSGPDRTRVCCRDNPNAENKDKESGKMLPAPGTCGITFNMRIFGGVESQVDEFPWSALIKYQRPYNATALNCAGVLINQRYVLSAAHCLRNPSIPTTWKLDSVRLGEWDTRTDPDCYETADGNRNCAPPFVEVKIERIIVHEKYIPHSQSELYDIALIRMAANVNYSETIKPICLPLSSDLRQMTFVNEYADVAGWGRTEVSPYSAVKRTISLLIWDTDACAQKFQTIQIPVNKTLQLCAGGQPMQDTCQGDSGAPLTMRGRLMNSPHFVVGIVSFGMQPCGMASWPGIYTRVTYYVDWILNNLED; from the exons ATGATGCTTAGGGCAATTGAACTATTGTTGTGTCTCTTCGTCGCTGTCTACATACTGGCCGTAAACACTG TGTTGGTGAGTTATGGCGTTTGCAATACACCTTTCGGATTACCAGGTCATTGTGTACCGTTGTCGGACTGCCCAAGTCTATATAATCTACTCGCCCAAGCCAATGAAGACAATGATATCTTTAATCATTTGCGTAATAGCTTCTGCGGATCTGATGTTAATGCCACTTCGGGACCGGATAGGACACGC GTCTGCTGCCGAGATAATCCAAATGCTGAAAACAAAGATAAGGAATCGGGTAAAATGTTGCCAGCACCAGGCACTTGCGGAATCACTTTCAATATGCGAATTTTCGGCGGCGTGGAATCTCAAGTGGATGAGTTTCCTTGGTCGGCACTGATAAAGTATCAGAGAC CATACAATGCCACAGCACTGAACTGTGCCGGCGTGCTCATCAACCAACGATATGTGCTCAGCGCCGCTCACTGTCTTAGGAATCCGAGCATACCGACCACGTGGAAGCTTGACAGCGTACGCCTCGGTGAGTGGGATACCAGAACAGATCCAGATTGTTATGAAACTGCCGATGGCAATAGAAACTGTGCGCCTCCATTTGTGGAAGTAAAGATCGAACGTATTATCGTTCATGAGAAGTACATACCACATTCTCAATCGGAATTATATGACATCGCACTAATACGCATGGCGGCCAACGTTAACTATTCGGAGACCATAAAACCCATCTGTCTGCCACTTTCCAGCGATTTACGGCAAATGACATTTGTAAATGAATATGCCGATGTGGCTGGTTGGGGGCGCACAGAGGTGAGCCCCTACAGTGCTGTCAAAAGGACAATCTCACTGCTAATTTGGGATACAGACGCGTGTGCGCAAAAGTTTCAAACCATACAAATTCCAGTGAATAAGACTCTACAGTTGTGTGCAGGCGGACAGCCGATGCAGGACACATGTCAGGGCGATTCCGGGGCGCCGCTGACGATGCGTGGCCGTCTGATGAATTCACCACACTTTGTGGTGGGTATTGTATCGTTCGGTATGCAGCCTTGTGGTATGGCTTCTTGGCCAGGCATTTACACCCGCGTCACCTACTATGTTGATTGGATTTTGAACAATTTGGAGGATTAA
- the LOC126751560 gene encoding (E3-independent) E2 ubiquitin-conjugating enzyme produces MMATNADSDHNEQQLKIHDHELQSNYSEKFLHDKGAATTNKEEVNSNNCFVNSIGCTNVQEDESVESKFLPVKLGTPITREQMPTDKPTDSDAEGEKTPALELGVGGDSPADNQYFFEDEVFRVDKKGRVKFGLVIETSETYSGDEDDDFDDVLLKGEVRVAWYPDGKEEVQPEGAIALADRTLMPGDVVRRLVPGKDTQRGYCRDISMHADVKVLGTKYVIKNVMTERLLPINNWQRDSAVCLDSWVGSTKDVEEKAVLRSTAGARIEISSHNFYGFTDYNSRNTHGIFNPHVFYPGNTVVGRLPSLDEVKILTPNIPIHKNKKGKPFKAKYTIESVETDSVWVHWQCKALSEENAIDTSVLEQPNPCVSGEDLMRLKRLNLFESCMVQISDRNYLKFSKLDNYIKKSQWEKEQASKFKIALAQIQKTENQCGGLVSSSGQNNAGSNSSHHTEKTKKKSSLIDADTKSAKPKKSTLKTDKLGSSNSRDKTATDTSVEHNASNFPSRKASKTSGEPEWVTDDEDEDDDEDDYFNEDFCEDRVSTTTCSSPSPHHSPKHSKRHLLKKKSKLPAKRSSLMIPEFQPKDGDELVTEALLVYSTATVVWQDGTVEAGISSTQLYPIHHLDNHEFFPGDFVVCGKEDGDMTYRDYGVIQMVDHQGRTARVKWYTTYTSADEPRPKYNGETEVSVYDLKDHPDFQYRPGTMVIRVANFVGEDAACTAGQIIDNFIDGRAKVWWVDGHISMCWPQDLFEVGQYDHADWGHESDDSWETESENSELGGSTPMIALEESHIITNIERTRIAIARLEEIFNMSPNLQNIEVMRNLLNVYKGCRYLDRLLNTSFFHEDNFQGLIERVRKGGTQSIAERAQDRKNRLFSYVQATSSNVKHPAVAPLDSAEKTPPRPQSDTKSAAGANDIATTTTNTSKEYAPKILFNISPTPFKSPTSGIGGGASSSITSPVVLPVLRLKSNTSISTVTQAPSTQTLSEKGVVKKAINNATEAQPSVHNSGNVDSKTSTGGANITAHQKSILAQNNQLLNCAMLNIERAFEKTCQLKSAMASSQDDSGNCSRIENCDGSSTSYSDLTNGSVRVNDDQNSMSCSSIEFNEDAAPEMDCVRLCALLKEQLVKCIQQIREKYYKGENINLSEVFSFEGIEEAHIEDPIDVDEEKSTEGQDTETFTIDDKQQINLAKPDTVDMSTPADANAYVSTKSMDSVLSSPIEATSTPIANSEYFQVLPQAPPAHKFQLTIFHPNNTQQYYRAVQREHRMLKTSLPPGVWVKVFEDRMDLLSVMIEGPKKTPYEDGLFFFDIQLGREYPKSPPLCHYISYCSDRLNPNLYEDGKVCVSLLGTWAGRDSEIWGANSTLLQVIVSIQGLILVPEPYFNEAGYEKQKGTQQGRENSRMYNEMVIIKMVQSSTKLLQQPPELFREEICEHWNQRGLSMYERIKGWMELSKATTNNKNEEATAKTASEEINQPKQINMNAVNAEEPKNMFAPPDFPLVPASRGFCLTLAGLLETFNSKLLALKTERKLSVGKSDATATERNVE; encoded by the exons ATGATGGCAACGAATGCAGATAGTGACCACAATGAGCAGCAGTTGAAAATCCATGATCATGAGCTACAATCTAATTATTCAGAAAAATTTCTTCATGATAAAGGTGCAGCAACtactaataaagaagaagtaaaCTCCAACAATTGTTTCGTAAATTCCATTGGTTGCACAAATGTTCAAGAGGACGAATCTGTTGAATCCAAATTTTTGCCTGTAAAACTTGGAACACCTATTACACGAGAACAAATGCCAACCGACAAACCAACTGACAGCGATGCTGAAGGAGAAAAGACTCCTGCGTTGGAGCTTGGTGTTGGCGGCGACTCGCCTGCGGACAAtcaatacttttttgaagatGAAGTTTTCCGCGTTGATAAGAAGGGACGTGTCAAATTTGGCCTTGTAATTGAGACGTCTGAAACATATTCCGGCGATGAAGATGACGATTTCGATGATGTCCTTCTGAAAGGTGAAGTACGAGTAGCATGGTATCCTGATGGTAAAGAGGAAGTGCAACCTGAAGGGGCG ATTGCATTAGCTGATCGTACTTTAATGCCGGGTGATGTCGTGCGACGTTTAGTGCCGGGAAAGGACACCCAACGCGGTTACTGTCGTGACATTAGTATGCATGCCGATGTTAAAGTGCTGGGTACAAAGTATGTTATTAAAAACGTTATGACAGAAAGACTGCTTCCGATAAATAATTGGCAACGCGATAGCGCCGTTTGCTTGGATTCATGGGTGGGAAGCACCAAGGATGTGGAAGAAAAAGCTGTATTAAG atCAACTGCTGGCGCACGCATAGAAATCTCATCACATAATTTCTATGGTTTCACAGACTATAATTCCCGCAATACACACGGCATATTTAATCCTCATGTATTTTATCCCGGCAACACTGTAGTCGGTCGATTGCCATCTTTAGATGAAGTGAAAATACTAACTCCTAATATTCcgatacataaaaacaaaaagggcAAACCTTTCAAAGCAAAA TATACTATTGAATCAGTTGAGACCGATTCGGTTTGGGTTCACTGGCAATGTAAGGCTCTCTCTGAAGAAAACGCTATTGACACTAGCGTGTTAGAGCAACCAAATCCTTGTGTGAGCGGTGAAGACTTGATGCGCCTAAAGCGCCTGAATCTCTTCGAATCATGTATGGTGCAAATAAGCGATCGCAACTACTTAAAATTCTCCAAACTCGataactatataaaaaaatcacaatgGGAGAAAGAGCAAG ctagtaaatttaaaatagcgcTAGCGCAAATTCAAAAAACCGAAAATCAGTGTGGTGGATTAGTCAGTTCCTCCGGTCAAAATAATGCCGGCAGCAATAGTTCACATCATACAGAGAAAACCAAAAAGAAGTCAAGTTTAATAGATGCTGATACAAAAAGCGCGAAGCCAAAAAAGTCTACATTAAAAACAGATAAGTTAGGCAGTTCAAATAGCAGAGACAAAACAGCAACCGATACGTCTGTTGAACATAATGCATCGAATTTTCCATCAAGGAAAGCCTCAAAGACCAGTGGAGAACCAGAATGGGTAACAGACGATGAGGACGAGGATGACGATGAAGATGATTATTTCAACGAAGATTTCTGCGAGGATCGCGTCAGTACTACAACTTGCTCAAGTCCTTCTCCTCATCACAGCCCAAAACATAGCAAAAGACATCTACtgaaaaagaaaagtaaattaCCTGCCAAACGTTCCTCTTTGATGATTCCAGAATTTCAACCGAAAGATGGCGATGAATTAGTTACCGAAGCTCTTTTGGTATACAGTACTGCCACAGTGGTTTGGCAAGATGGTACCGTGGAGGCGGGCATATCTTCTACACAGTTGTACCCCATACATCATTTAGATAATCAT GAGTTTTTCCCTGGGGATTTCGTTGTATGCGGCAAGGAAGATGGTGATATGACTTATCGTGACTACGGCGTTATACAAATGGTGGATCATCAGGGGCGGACAGCACGCGTCAAATGGTATACCACATATACATCTGCTGATGAACCGAG ACCGAAATACAATGGCGAGACAGAAGTTAGCGTATATGACTTAAAAGATCACCCTGATTTTCAATATCGTCCTGGAACTATGGTTATACGCGTTGCAAACTTTGTGGGTGAGGATGCTGCATGTACCGCAGGTCAAATCATAGATAACTTCATTGACGGACGAGCGAAAGTGTGGTGGGTTGACGGACATATAAGTATGTGCTGGCCGCAAGATTTATTTGAAGTTGGTCAATACGACCACGCTGATTGGGGACACGAATCGGATGACTCATGGGAGACTGAGTCTGAAAATAGTGAACTAGGAGGAAGCACGCCAATGATAGCGCTGGAGGAATCCCACATAATAACAAACATTGAGCGAACTCGCATAGCTATTGCACGCCTTGAGGAAATTTTCAATATGAGTCCGAATTTGCAAAATATCGAA GTTATGCGTAATTTGTTAAATGTTTACAAAGGGTGTCGCTACTTGGACCGCTTATTAAATACTAGCTTCTTCCACGAAGACAATTTCCAG GGTCTGATTGAGCGTGTACGCAAGGGCGGAACTCAATCAATTGCGGAGCGCGCACAAGACCGAAAAAATCGTCTATTTAGTTATGTGCAAGCTACCTCATCAAATGTCAAACATCCAGCTGTTGCGCCTTTGGATAGTGCAGAAAAGACCCCGCCAAGACCACAATCCGATACTAAATCCGCCGCCGGCGCAAACGACATTGCTACCACCACCACTAATACATCTAAGGAATATGCGCCAAAGATACTCTTCAACATCTCCCCAACACCGTTTAAATCGCCAACGTCCGGAATAGGTGGTGGAGCATCAAGTAGTATTACTTCACCGGTAGTACTACCTGTGCTGAGATTAAAATCGAACACATCTATTTCTACTGTGACACAGGCACCATCCACACAAACTTTGTCTGAAAAAGGTGTGGTAAAGAAAGCCATTAATAATGCCACTGAAGCACAGCCAAGTGTTCATAACAGCGGTAATGTAGATAGCAAGACCTCTACCGGCGGCGCCAATATAACGGCGCATCAAAAGAGTATACTGGCACAGAATAATCAATTGCTTAACTGCGCCATGCTCAACATTGAAAGAGCTTTTGAGAAAACTTGTCAATTAAAATCAGCAATGGCCTCATCTCAG GATGACTCTGGCAACTGTTCGCGCATTGAAAACTGTGATGGCAGTTCTACCAGCTACTCGGACCTCACCAACGGTTCGGTGAGAGTTAATGACGACCAAAACTCGATGTCCTGCAGCAGCATTGAATTTAATGAAGACGCTGCACCCGAAATGGATTGTGTGCGCCTTTGTGCTCTACTAAAGGAACAATTGGTTAAATGCATACAACAGATTCGGGAAAAATACTACAAAGGCGAGAATATAAACTTAAGTGAAGTATTCAGTTTTGAGGGAATTGAGGAGGCACACATTGAGGACCCGATAGATGTAGATGAAGAAAAGTCAACGGAAGGCCAGGATACTGAAACGTTCACAATAGATGATAAGCAACAGATAAACCTTGCCAAACCCGACACAGTTGATATGAGCACACCTGCGGATGCCAATGCATATGTATCGACAAAATCCATGGATTCTGTTCTAAGTTCACCGATTGAGGCAACTTCCACACCGATCGCGAACTCtgaatattttcaagttttacCTCAAGCACCGCCTGCTCACAAGTTCCAATTGACTATTTTTCATCCCAATAATACTCAACAATACTATAGAGCGGTACAACGTGAGCATCGCATGCTAAAGACTTCACTGCCGCCCGGTGTATGGGTTAA AGTTTTTGAAGACCGCATGGATTTACTAAGTGTCATGATTGAGGGCCCGAAGAAAACCCCATATGAAGATGGCTTATTTTTCTTCGATATACAACTTGGTCGCGAATATCCGAAGAGTCCGCCATTGTGCCACTACATCAGCTATTGCTCCGATCGCTTAAATCCGAACCTTTACGAAGACGGCAAAGTTTGTGTCTCCTTGTTAGGCACGTGGGCTGGGCGCGACTCTGAGATTTGGGGCGCAAATAGCACTCTCCTGCAAGTGATCGTGTCCATACAGGGTCTCATATTGGTGCCCGAACCGTACTTCAACGAGGCTGGTTACGAAAAACAGAAAG GCACTCAGCAAGGTAGAGAAAACTCTCGTATGTACAATGAAATGGTTATTATAAAAATGGTGCAGTCATCCACGAAACTTCTGCAACAACCACCAGAACTCTTTCGAGAAGAAATATGCGAACATTGGAATCAACGCGGCCTTTCCATGTACGAACGCATTAAAGGTTGGATGGAATTATCCAAGGCCacgacaaataacaaaaacgaAGAGGCTACAGCGAAAACTGCATCGGAGGAGATAAACCAGCcgaagcaaataaatatgaatgccG TCAACGCTGAAGAACCCAAAAATATGTTCGCGCCACCCGATTTTCCACTTGTACCTGCAAGCCGTGGCTTTTGTTTAACATTAGCTGGCCTCTTAGAAACCTTCAATTCCAAATTATTAGCGTTAAAAACGGAACGTAAACTATCAGTGGGGAAAAGTGACGCAACAGCGACTGAGCGCAATGTTGAATAG
- the LOC126760796 gene encoding outer dense fiber protein 3-B-like, whose translation MSKRPLGPGPGAYMLPPNVGYENHDARKQRMPQYSFGTRSYKHEKLIGPGPGAYKVDTLTRYGISRGNQFTIQGRTYVKEKRFGPGPGAHDVHLKPFFKGTDAPAYSMSWRTAYNFKSSTPGPNAYGVDVSPIKPGFPAYSMGMRCGISGKQHSPGPAAYGAGNLSVKLPRSPEYSIAGRNPFYYKQIGPGPNYYDLMYYRPGKSGQAYSFGIRHNEFAPPMIVKCDNM comes from the exons ATGAGTAAAAGGCCTTTAG GTCCCGGACCCGGCGCTTACATGCTGCCGCCGAATGTTGGCTATGAAAATCATGATGCTCGTAAGCAACGTATGCCACAGTACTCGTTTGGCACACGCTCATACAAGCACGAAAAACTGATTGGCCCAGGACCGGGAGCCTATAAGGTTGACACCTTGACGCGTTATGGCATAAGTCGTGGGAATCAATTTACGATACAGGGCAGAACATATGTGAAAG AAAAACGATTTGGTCCAGGACCTGGTGCACATGACGTACATCTAAAGCCGTTCTTTAAGGGCACTGATGCGCCAGCGTATTCTATGTCTTGGCGCACTGCCTATAACTTCAAGAGCTCTACACCGGGTCCCAATGCATATGGTGTGGATGTGTCACCAATTAAACCGGGATTTCCAGCATACAGCAT GGGAATGCGGTGTGGAATATCGGGTAAACAACATTCTCCTGGACCAGCTGCTTATGGTGCTGGAAATCTCTCCGTTAAACTGCCACGCAGTCCTGAGTATTCAATTGCCGGACGAAATCCCttttattacaaacaaattGGCCCTGGTCCAAACTATTACGATCTAATGTACTACCGTCCCGGCAAATCTGGACAGGCTTACTCGTTCGGTATACGACACAACGAGTTTGCGCCACCAATGATTGTTAAGTGTGATAATATGTGA